The following proteins are co-located in the Campylobacter concisus genome:
- a CDS encoding Na+/H+ antiporter NhaC family protein, whose product MRQILLLLFFSVALFGVDPEVAKRNAEIYGVFTLIPPVVAIALAFITKDVILSLFIGVFSGTFLINIINENIFMGIVKGFTGIVSRVVESMADKTDSGILLQVLCIGGVVALITKMGGTKAVALWLSKKAKSGISAQISTWLMGIFVFFDDYANALIVGPIMRPISDKFKISREKLAFIIDATAAPIAGIAIISTWVGLEVSLIEKGYELVGETGINAYSIFIETIPYRFYNLFILFFIVCTALMQREYGPMLLAERRARKGELHSGKTQIQDLEDKTLEPKEGVKLSAANAVVPLLVLVIGAFTSFYFSGLAALEGDTLKNALANPLAFSTFKDTFGEADSATSLFQAALLASIVAITMGVWRKIFDVKEAISTWVKGWKTMIITVVILLLAWSLSAVIKELGTSRYLVDLLSSSTPKFILPVAVFILGSFISFSTGTSYGTMGILMPLAIPLAYAVGKNYGLDGDAMHAYMIVNISGVLTGAIFGDHCSPISDTTILSSMGAGCNHIDHVSTQMVYALSVCAVSVLVGYLPVAFGLSVWLALPCGFLAIWALVRFVGKKVEA is encoded by the coding sequence GTGAGACAAATTTTATTATTACTTTTTTTTAGCGTTGCGCTTTTTGGTGTCGATCCAGAAGTGGCAAAGAGAAACGCTGAAATTTATGGCGTATTTACGCTTATACCGCCTGTTGTGGCAATAGCGCTTGCTTTTATCACAAAAGACGTTATATTGTCGCTGTTTATAGGTGTTTTTAGCGGAACGTTTCTCATAAACATCATCAATGAAAACATCTTTATGGGTATCGTAAAAGGCTTTACGGGCATCGTTTCAAGGGTCGTTGAATCAATGGCGGATAAGACCGATTCAGGAATTTTGCTTCAAGTGCTTTGTATCGGTGGTGTGGTCGCACTCATCACAAAGATGGGCGGTACAAAGGCAGTTGCTCTTTGGCTTAGCAAAAAGGCAAAAAGCGGCATTTCAGCTCAAATTTCAACATGGCTCATGGGAATTTTTGTATTTTTCGATGACTATGCAAATGCCCTAATCGTTGGCCCTATAATGAGACCAATAAGTGATAAATTTAAAATAAGCCGCGAAAAACTAGCTTTTATCATAGATGCTACCGCAGCACCGATCGCTGGTATTGCTATCATCTCGACATGGGTTGGCCTTGAGGTTTCACTCATCGAAAAGGGCTATGAGCTAGTTGGAGAGACTGGCATTAATGCTTATTCTATATTTATCGAGACAATTCCATATAGATTTTACAACCTTTTTATACTATTTTTCATAGTTTGTACTGCCTTGATGCAACGCGAATACGGCCCAATGCTATTAGCTGAAAGACGTGCCAGAAAGGGTGAACTTCACTCAGGTAAAACTCAGATCCAAGACCTTGAAGACAAAACTCTTGAGCCAAAAGAGGGCGTAAAATTAAGTGCTGCAAATGCTGTTGTGCCACTTCTTGTGCTGGTCATTGGCGCATTTACTAGTTTTTACTTTAGTGGTCTTGCTGCACTTGAGGGCGATACTCTTAAAAATGCACTTGCCAATCCGCTTGCATTTTCAACATTTAAAGATACTTTTGGCGAGGCAGACTCAGCTACATCGCTATTTCAAGCAGCGTTACTTGCTAGTATCGTAGCTATCACAATGGGTGTTTGGCGTAAAATTTTTGACGTAAAAGAGGCTATTAGCACATGGGTAAAAGGTTGGAAAACTATGATAATTACAGTTGTGATTTTGCTTCTTGCGTGGAGTCTTAGTGCTGTTATAAAAGAGCTTGGCACATCAAGATATTTGGTTGATCTACTAAGCTCTTCAACACCTAAATTTATCCTTCCAGTGGCTGTTTTTATCCTTGGTTCATTTATAAGCTTCTCGACTGGAACAAGTTACGGCACGATGGGTATTTTGATGCCTTTAGCTATTCCATTAGCTTATGCTGTTGGTAAAAATTATGGTCTAGACGGAGATGCTATGCATGCATACATGATCGTAAATATCTCAGGTGTGCTCACAGGCGCGATCTTTGGTGATCACTGCTCGCCGATCTCGGATACTACGATCCTTTCATCGATGGGTGCGGGATGTAACCACATCGACCATGTCTCAACACAAATGGTATATGCTCTAAGCGTTTGTGCGGTAAGCGTGCTAGTTGGTTACTTGCCAGTTGCATTTGGTCTTAGTGTTTGGCTAGCACTTCCATGCGGCTTTTTAGCGATTTGGGCGTTAGTTAGATTTGTTGGTAAAAAGGTGGAAGCGTAA
- a CDS encoding SDR family NAD(P)-dependent oxidoreductase, translating to MKKTAFVTGATSGFGEAIARRLSKEGYKIVALARREDRLKKLASELGDTHIIVADIRDKEAVFKAVESLPDKFKDIEVLVNNAGMALGLEKTIDAKVEDFETMIDTNVKGLIYSTKAVLPLLYKQEKGYIFNIGSTAGSWPYPGSNVYGATKAFVKQFSLNLRNDLVGTNIRVTNIEPGLCKTEFSEVRFRGDKAKADSLYENTNFITSEDIATILVNCLNMPGSVNINRVEVMANTQTWAGLAIEKF from the coding sequence ATGAAAAAGACAGCTTTTGTAACCGGTGCAACATCTGGATTTGGCGAGGCGATCGCCAGAAGACTCTCAAAAGAGGGCTACAAGATAGTCGCTCTTGCGAGGCGCGAAGATAGGCTAAAGAAGCTTGCAAGCGAGCTTGGCGATACGCATATTATCGTAGCTGACATACGCGACAAAGAGGCTGTTTTTAAAGCAGTCGAGAGCCTGCCTGATAAATTTAAGGATATCGAAGTGCTTGTAAATAACGCTGGCATGGCGCTTGGGCTTGAAAAGACGATAGATGCGAAGGTAGAGGACTTTGAGACGATGATAGACACAAACGTCAAGGGTCTTATCTACTCGACAAAGGCGGTTTTGCCACTACTTTATAAGCAAGAAAAGGGCTATATCTTTAATATTGGCTCGACAGCTGGCTCATGGCCATATCCTGGAAGCAACGTTTACGGCGCTACAAAGGCCTTTGTAAAGCAGTTTAGTTTAAATTTAAGAAACGATCTAGTCGGCACAAATATCAGAGTGACAAACATCGAGCCAGGACTTTGCAAGACTGAATTTAGCGAGGTTAGATTTAGGGGAGATAAGGCAAAGGCGGATAGTCTTTATGAAAATACAAATTTCATCACGTCTGAGGATATCGCGACGATTTTGGTAAATTGTCTAAATATGCCCGGAAGTGTCAACATAAACAGGGTCGAAGTCATGGCAAATACGCAGACTTGGGCTGGACTTGCGATAGAAAAATTTTAA
- a CDS encoding S8 family serine peptidase, with product MKISILNKKCILISAACCTLLFANSLNANDQESGKFGDISSWQSTEYKAYWGLKRINAAIAYALGVTGKGVTLGVMDSGALLSHPELSDGRISALKISGSYYKDGQKYPDTEHGNSPFLKKGSTDKNRADFGDFKKDEKFEADGNWIAGVNDSHGTHVAGTIAGSRDGKGMHGVAFGSKLIVGNTGGTDGMTYGPNQDYNFFLASYEGLAKGGARAINNSWGSNRKFYKAYEGATGFDGGNSLDIKDLDAAYKSYYPFVINGKNFLDAAYEVAKKYGIIQVFTAGNRNGMKESYTRAMLPYFRPDAEKYWINVTGMTDGDAQHFNTAGHSKWWSIAAPGKSIKSSTVDPKNGEAGYDSWDGTSMAAPHVTGALGLVMQRYPYMSNSQARDVLLTTARQVRDEFKKPADTRRISGFTAPLGVPDERWGWGALDMSKAMFGPGQLLGVFDVSLDTDDLYSNNISDIAIKYRKTEDEAEAKIWANRKAELEKMSNLTAEQRAELDIGNAREKAREQRASEGYEGTLIKRGLGTLKLAGTNSYTGKTIIKSGKITALNQSLKSSEVVVENGGALEIVKEMSVGEIDRNKFSQKLSFKDVTRKSTNDAVKATIKTGGSYIISNNAANLNLNFEKNSIIDISKPDVDIMKRLYDDSSKAKTYAVTGNFSGYNDTILRKYAFFDLTRNYSDNKLELTLKKSKNTITSIAASDNQKRVAQLIESTASRPALLASPFRSRPAVITSDLYRHFIYATPKEASDTLKTFANNANLAQHNAFLLENILLKNAIINHEFDPFSAKAIDASGMKFWSNTMANAMKFDDVKANSFTQLFGFDGSVNDVFTLGGVLGASSEKVKEDGDDAYKTKGTSIGIYGKSQIASTKLDLGLIYTNAKRKTQNGATIVSFYSDEHVKSKEKALTAYANLALTAFNSANFSLNPYVGASYLRMKTDSTSQNVGIFRMDVDEKTRNLGVFSIGLNPSVPFSLGSTKMKFEADLAYNRLVGDTRANIGVNIANAGYLELEGKEVRDLGTASLGVKANVYKNINLGLSYTGAFAKDMKSNSVNAKFEILF from the coding sequence GTGAAAATATCCATTTTAAATAAAAAATGTATTTTGATAAGCGCAGCTTGTTGTACTCTTTTGTTTGCAAATTCACTAAATGCTAACGATCAAGAAAGTGGTAAATTTGGTGACATAAGTAGCTGGCAGAGCACTGAGTATAAAGCATACTGGGGACTAAAGCGTATAAATGCGGCTATCGCGTATGCTCTTGGAGTGACAGGCAAAGGTGTGACGCTTGGCGTTATGGACTCTGGCGCATTACTTAGCCACCCTGAACTTAGTGACGGTAGGATAAGCGCACTAAAAATTTCTGGCAGCTACTACAAAGATGGACAAAAATATCCAGATACTGAGCACGGCAACTCTCCTTTTTTAAAAAAAGGAAGCACTGATAAAAACAGAGCTGACTTTGGCGACTTTAAAAAAGATGAAAAATTTGAAGCTGATGGCAACTGGATCGCTGGTGTAAATGACTCACACGGCACGCACGTAGCTGGTACAATTGCTGGCTCAAGAGATGGTAAAGGGATGCACGGTGTAGCATTTGGCTCAAAACTTATAGTAGGAAATACTGGCGGAACCGACGGTATGACATATGGTCCAAACCAAGACTACAACTTCTTTTTAGCATCTTATGAGGGGTTAGCCAAAGGTGGTGCAAGAGCCATAAACAATAGTTGGGGTTCAAACCGCAAATTTTATAAAGCTTATGAGGGAGCAACTGGATTTGATGGCGGCAATAGCTTAGATATAAAAGACCTTGATGCAGCCTATAAAAGCTACTATCCATTTGTCATAAATGGTAAAAATTTCTTAGATGCTGCTTATGAAGTCGCCAAAAAATACGGCATCATTCAAGTCTTCACTGCCGGAAATAGAAATGGCATGAAAGAGTCATACACAAGAGCAATGCTTCCATATTTTCGTCCAGATGCTGAAAAATACTGGATAAACGTTACTGGAATGACAGATGGCGATGCACAACATTTTAACACCGCAGGACACTCAAAATGGTGGAGTATCGCAGCACCTGGTAAAAGTATAAAATCAAGCACAGTTGATCCTAAAAATGGAGAGGCTGGTTATGATAGTTGGGATGGTACATCAATGGCGGCTCCACACGTCACTGGCGCACTTGGTCTTGTAATGCAAAGATATCCATATATGAGCAACTCTCAAGCAAGAGATGTTTTACTAACTACCGCAAGACAAGTTAGAGATGAGTTTAAAAAGCCAGCCGATACAAGAAGAATTTCTGGCTTTACTGCGCCACTTGGCGTACCTGATGAGCGCTGGGGCTGGGGAGCACTTGATATGTCAAAGGCTATGTTTGGACCAGGACAGCTACTAGGCGTATTTGATGTAAGTCTAGACACAGATGATCTTTACTCAAATAATATCAGTGATATAGCTATAAAATACAGAAAAACTGAAGATGAGGCAGAGGCAAAAATTTGGGCTAATCGTAAGGCTGAGCTTGAGAAAATGTCAAATTTGACAGCCGAGCAAAGGGCTGAACTTGATATAGGTAACGCTAGAGAAAAAGCGAGAGAACAAAGAGCTAGCGAGGGCTATGAAGGAACTCTTATTAAGAGAGGCCTAGGTACCCTAAAACTAGCAGGAACCAACTCATACACTGGCAAAACCATAATAAAAAGCGGCAAGATCACAGCACTAAATCAATCACTAAAATCAAGCGAAGTAGTAGTCGAAAATGGCGGTGCACTTGAGATTGTTAAAGAGATGAGTGTTGGAGAGATTGATAGAAATAAATTTTCTCAAAAGCTATCTTTTAAAGATGTAACTAGAAAAAGCACAAATGACGCAGTAAAAGCTACTATAAAAACAGGTGGTAGTTATATCATCTCAAATAATGCAGCAAATTTAAATCTAAATTTTGAAAAGAACTCTATCATAGATATAAGCAAGCCAGATGTAGATATCATGAAAAGACTATATGATGATAGTTCAAAGGCAAAAACTTACGCTGTAACTGGAAATTTTAGTGGCTATAATGACACCATCTTAAGAAAATATGCTTTTTTTGACCTTACTAGAAATTATAGTGACAACAAGCTAGAATTAACACTCAAAAAGTCAAAAAATACAATAACAAGTATCGCAGCTAGTGATAACCAAAAAAGAGTGGCACAACTCATAGAGAGTACAGCTAGCAGGCCAGCACTCCTTGCTTCACCATTTAGAAGTAGACCAGCAGTCATCACGAGCGATCTATACAGACACTTCATCTACGCTACACCAAAAGAAGCAAGTGATACGCTAAAAACATTTGCAAATAATGCAAATTTAGCTCAACATAATGCATTTTTACTAGAAAATATCTTGCTCAAAAATGCGATTATCAACCACGAATTTGATCCATTCAGTGCAAAAGCAATCGATGCGAGTGGCATGAAATTTTGGTCAAATACCATGGCTAATGCTATGAAATTTGATGATGTAAAAGCAAACTCATTCACTCAGCTTTTTGGATTTGACGGTAGTGTAAATGATGTTTTCACACTTGGTGGCGTGCTTGGTGCTAGCAGTGAAAAAGTAAAAGAAGATGGCGATGATGCTTATAAAACAAAAGGCACAAGTATAGGCATTTACGGAAAAAGCCAGATCGCCAGCACAAAACTAGACCTCGGTCTCATATACACAAATGCGAAACGAAAAACACAAAATGGTGCCACGATCGTTAGCTTTTACTCAGATGAGCATGTAAAAAGCAAGGAAAAAGCACTTACTGCTTATGCAAATTTGGCATTAACAGCATTTAATAGTGCGAATTTCTCACTAAATCCTTATGTAGGTGCAAGCTATCTACGTATGAAAACTGATAGCACTAGCCAAAATGTAGGAATTTTCAGAATGGATGTTGATGAAAAAACTAGAAATTTAGGTGTATTTAGCATAGGTCTAAACCCTAGTGTGCCATTTAGTCTTGGTAGTACAAAGATGAAATTTGAAGCTGATCTAGCTTACAATAGACTAGTTGGCGATACAAGAGCAAATATCGGCGTAAATATCGCAAATGCTGGATACTTGGAACTTGAAGGTAAAGAGGTACGCGATCTTGGCACAGCTAGCCTTGGTGTAAAAGCAAATGTTTATAAAAATATAAATTTAGGTTTATCTTACACAGGTGCTTTTGCTAAAGACATGAAGTCAAACAGCGTAAATGCAAAATTTGAGATTTTGTTTTAA
- the ilvA gene encoding threonine ammonia-lyase, with protein sequence MVSLNKIIQAKITIGHFVNKTPFALSAKLSKNLGASIYLKEENLQRTGAYKIRGAYNKIASLSDEERKRGVVAASAGNHAQGVAISAKEFGVHACIIMPESTPLLKVAGTKDLGAEVILKGDNFDEAYAFAVNYAKDKGMTFVHPFNDEYVMAGQGTVGLEMLDEISDLDIVIVPVGGGGLASGVASCIKQVNPKTKVICVGAKGAPAMFNSYGAKKSINSKSVRTIADGIAVRDASEITLANIIECVDEFVQVDDEEIATAILFLLETQKIVVEGAGAAGVAALMHDKIKFKKGAKIGVVLSGGNIDVQVLSIIIEKGLIKSHRKMTLQITLVDKPGALMSLTDSLKSANANIVKIDYDRFSTRLDYGDASITITLETKGLEHQEKIKEVLTKNGFSFTQLF encoded by the coding sequence ATGGTTTCACTAAATAAAATTATCCAAGCAAAGATTACGATCGGTCATTTTGTAAATAAAACTCCATTTGCTCTGAGTGCAAAACTTAGCAAAAATTTGGGAGCAAGTATCTATCTAAAAGAGGAAAATTTACAGCGAACCGGCGCATATAAGATAAGAGGCGCATACAATAAAATAGCTAGCCTAAGTGATGAGGAGAGAAAGCGTGGTGTCGTGGCTGCAAGTGCTGGCAATCACGCTCAAGGTGTAGCTATAAGCGCAAAAGAATTTGGCGTACACGCTTGTATCATCATGCCAGAATCAACCCCGCTTCTAAAGGTTGCTGGTACGAAAGACCTTGGTGCAGAGGTTATTTTAAAAGGTGATAATTTTGACGAGGCGTACGCTTTTGCAGTTAATTATGCCAAAGATAAGGGTATGACCTTTGTTCATCCATTTAACGACGAGTACGTCATGGCGGGGCAGGGCACTGTTGGGCTTGAGATGCTTGATGAGATAAGCGATCTTGATATAGTCATCGTCCCAGTTGGCGGCGGTGGGCTAGCTAGTGGTGTGGCTAGTTGTATAAAGCAGGTCAATCCAAAGACAAAAGTAATCTGTGTCGGTGCAAAAGGTGCTCCAGCGATGTTTAATAGCTACGGCGCTAAAAAGAGCATAAACTCAAAATCAGTCCGCACCATAGCTGATGGCATCGCTGTGCGTGATGCGAGCGAGATCACGTTAGCAAATATTATTGAGTGTGTTGATGAGTTTGTGCAAGTTGATGACGAGGAGATCGCAACTGCGATTTTGTTTTTACTAGAGACGCAAAAGATCGTTGTGGAAGGAGCTGGCGCAGCTGGTGTGGCAGCACTCATGCATGATAAGATCAAATTTAAAAAAGGTGCAAAGATAGGCGTGGTGCTAAGTGGTGGAAATATCGACGTACAGGTACTTTCTATCATCATTGAAAAGGGTCTTATCAAGTCTCACCGCAAGATGACTTTGCAAATAACGCTTGTGGATAAGCCAGGAGCGCTTATGAGCCTAACTGATAGCTTAAAATCAGCAAATGCAAACATCGTCAAAATCGACTACGACCGCTTCTCAACAAGGCTTGATTATGGTGATGCAAGTATTACTATCACGCTTGAGACAAAGGGTCTTGAGCATCAAGAAAAGATCAAAGAAGTGCTTACTAAAAACGGTTTTTCTTTCACTCAACTATTTTAA
- a CDS encoding ankyrin repeat domain-containing protein has translation MKKVVFFLFFSVCFLINLHALECSDLAKKESFKTTPNDLAYANEWLFYCDGSLLNLKEVKELFDASVAVRSESQSCVGNRVYKENLNKLRWLLLKASFAPELYQKELARPEVAEGEKDARMEYLRYWANESLFNFLKYKKFIEAYKNAQTPLVKFYESLGLDTASAAYYATSVVNEFLTFGVGKSVNKAKILTPEQNMMAQRINSDELANLLYSKNFSTAELTNLLNIALLNEKSSDMIKDIIRRGADVNLGDETPLFFALKNIENVKILLANKADVNHKNFFGKSVLFYAVQFSDKPLCELLLKNGANANESYIDENTKMNMINLGMTQVEDTCGLEHTNRSVFMHAAAHATPEILKLLMDNGADINATDDAGFNALDYAMKEQNEKTIKFLENLGLKPNFN, from the coding sequence ATGAAAAAAGTAGTTTTTTTTCTCTTTTTTAGCGTTTGTTTTTTGATAAATTTACACGCTTTAGAGTGCAGTGATCTTGCCAAAAAAGAGAGCTTTAAAACTACTCCAAACGATCTTGCTTACGCGAATGAGTGGCTATTTTACTGTGATGGTTCGCTTTTAAATTTAAAAGAGGTAAAAGAGCTTTTTGACGCGAGTGTGGCTGTGAGAAGTGAGTCTCAAAGCTGCGTTGGTAATAGAGTTTATAAAGAAAATTTAAACAAGCTTAGATGGCTTTTGCTAAAAGCATCATTTGCTCCTGAGCTTTATCAAAAAGAGCTTGCAAGGCCAGAGGTTGCTGAGGGTGAAAAAGACGCTAGAATGGAGTATCTTAGATACTGGGCAAACGAGAGCTTATTTAATTTTTTAAAATATAAAAAATTTATCGAAGCTTACAAAAACGCTCAAACTCCGCTTGTAAAATTTTATGAAAGCCTTGGACTTGATACGGCAAGTGCCGCTTACTACGCAACTAGCGTGGTAAATGAGTTTTTGACTTTTGGTGTCGGTAAAAGTGTAAATAAAGCTAAAATTTTAACACCTGAGCAAAATATGATGGCTCAAAGGATAAATTCCGATGAGCTAGCAAATTTGCTCTACTCGAAAAATTTCAGTACCGCTGAGCTTACAAATTTACTTAATATCGCACTTTTAAACGAAAAAAGTAGCGATATGATAAAAGATATCATAAGGCGTGGGGCTGATGTGAATTTGGGCGATGAGACGCCGCTATTTTTTGCTTTAAAAAATATAGAAAATGTAAAAATTTTACTTGCAAATAAAGCCGATGTAAATCACAAAAATTTTTTTGGAAAAAGTGTACTTTTTTATGCTGTGCAGTTTAGTGATAAACCACTTTGCGAGCTTTTGCTAAAAAATGGTGCCAATGCCAACGAGAGCTACATAGATGAAAATACCAAGATGAATATGATAAATTTGGGTATGACGCAAGTTGAAGATACATGCGGTCTAGAGCATACAAACAGAAGCGTTTTTATGCATGCAGCAGCTCACGCAACGCCAGAAATTTTAAAGCTTTTGATGGATAATGGCGCTGATATTAATGCCACTGATGACGCTGGATTTAACGCGCTTGACTATGCCATGAAAGAACAAAATGAAAAAACGATCAAATTTTTAGAAAATTTGGGTTTAAAGCCAAATTTCAATTAG
- a CDS encoding DUF4230 domain-containing protein, giving the protein MSEYANLILAILLAVLAFAFYRSNKALKKAKDDSENLSVSTEISQLKSIGELSVFQVYSKEIVTKTDHAFGNFGKEYLRWLISEKKLSMIFEFEINFIYDLTSPKLEIMQIANSSYKVKMPPCKYKFSIADMKFYDEKNGKFIPFLLPDSLNGFFGSTFTEEDKNRLIEEARNEVKKMSVRLISQLQSKIHKSARDTLEAIAKSFGANKVEFIFDDNDEQISSQLNLENIA; this is encoded by the coding sequence ATGAGCGAATATGCAAATTTGATATTAGCTATCTTACTAGCTGTTTTGGCATTTGCATTTTATAGGTCAAATAAGGCGTTAAAAAAGGCAAAAGATGATAGCGAAAATCTCTCAGTCAGCACCGAAATTTCGCAGCTAAAAAGCATCGGCGAGCTATCTGTTTTTCAAGTTTATAGCAAAGAGATCGTCACAAAAACTGATCATGCGTTTGGAAATTTTGGCAAAGAGTATCTAAGATGGCTTATAAGTGAGAAGAAGCTTTCGATGATATTTGAGTTTGAGATAAATTTCATCTACGATCTAACTAGCCCAAAACTCGAGATTATGCAGATCGCAAACTCTAGCTATAAGGTAAAAATGCCTCCTTGCAAGTATAAATTTTCGATCGCCGATATGAAATTTTACGATGAGAAAAACGGTAAATTTATACCATTTTTGCTGCCTGACTCGCTAAATGGCTTTTTTGGTAGCACTTTTACAGAAGAAGATAAAAATAGACTAATCGAAGAGGCAAGAAACGAAGTCAAAAAGATGAGTGTCCGCCTTATCTCACAGCTTCAAAGTAAAATTCATAAATCAGCTCGCGACACGCTTGAAGCGATCGCAAAGAGCTTTGGGGCAAACAAAGTTGAGTTTATTTTTGACGATAATGATGAGCAGATCAGCTCACAACTAAATTTAGAAAATATTGCATAA
- the trmA gene encoding tRNA (uridine(54)-C5)-methyltransferase TrmA — translation MDCNYLKECGSCTLFAPYDEQILFKTDLVKQDFSEFYDGKFDVFSSSPKHYRTRAEFGIWHDGSELSYTMHASEKGKRIFIDECPKVCEQISTLMPSLLKSLQESDMLRTKLFGVEFISCKSGVLVTLLYHKKLDSEFEAAMKILAGKLDITILARSRGQKLLSGELDLIDELNVGGQIYKFSLSENAFIQPNRAVNEKMIAWAKECVGAGADLLELYCGHGNFTIPLSFKFNNVLATEISKSSIANALKNCELNKAKNIKFLRMDADELMSAFAGVREFNRLKNINLSDFNFSHVLVDPPRAGLSESVVNFIKNFKNIIYISCNPETLKENLKELCKSHEVIKFAIFDQFANTHHIECGVLLRAKE, via the coding sequence TTGGACTGCAATTATCTAAAAGAGTGCGGCTCTTGCACTCTTTTTGCCCCTTATGATGAGCAAATTCTATTTAAAACTGATCTTGTAAAACAAGATTTTTCAGAGTTTTATGATGGCAAATTTGATGTGTTTAGCTCCAGTCCAAAACACTACCGTACGAGAGCTGAGTTTGGCATCTGGCACGATGGTAGCGAGCTTAGTTATACTATGCATGCAAGTGAGAAGGGCAAGAGAATTTTTATAGATGAGTGCCCTAAGGTTTGCGAGCAAATTTCTACTCTTATGCCAAGTTTACTTAAAAGTTTACAAGAGAGTGATATGCTGCGTACAAAGCTTTTTGGAGTAGAATTTATCTCTTGTAAAAGCGGTGTTTTAGTCACCCTTCTTTATCACAAAAAGCTTGATAGTGAGTTTGAAGCGGCGATGAAAATTCTAGCCGGCAAGCTTGATATCACCATACTTGCTAGATCTCGTGGGCAAAAGCTACTAAGCGGTGAGCTAGATTTGATCGACGAGCTGAATGTTGGAGGGCAAATTTATAAATTTAGCCTAAGTGAGAATGCCTTTATCCAGCCAAACAGAGCCGTAAATGAAAAGATGATAGCTTGGGCGAAAGAGTGTGTAGGGGCTGGCGCTGACCTCCTTGAACTCTACTGCGGACATGGAAATTTTACTATCCCGCTTTCATTTAAATTTAACAATGTGCTTGCCACTGAAATTTCAAAAAGCTCGATCGCAAATGCCCTTAAAAACTGCGAGCTAAACAAAGCTAAAAATATTAAATTTTTACGTATGGACGCTGACGAGCTTATGAGCGCATTTGCTGGCGTTAGGGAATTTAATAGGCTCAAGAATATAAATTTAAGCGATTTTAACTTCTCTCATGTTCTTGTCGATCCACCCCGTGCAGGACTAAGCGAAAGTGTTGTAAATTTCATCAAAAATTTTAAAAATATCATCTATATATCGTGCAATCCAGAGACTCTAAAAGAAAATTTAAAAGAGCTTTGTAAAAGCCATGAAGTGATAAAATTTGCCATTTTTGATCAGTTTGCAAACACTCATCACATCGAGTGTGGCGTGCTACTAAGGGCAAAAGAATAA